The following are encoded together in the Euwallacea fornicatus isolate EFF26 chromosome 11, ASM4011564v1, whole genome shotgun sequence genome:
- the LOC136342034 gene encoding uncharacterized protein, producing MAFSEGDIERMLNKTRFSNLEKVPSKSINRGLETNVNLAENEELGVVKEGITPSKYEDEQHIFVEKQIPKSKMYTDFFKRKTTRAATWRALPPLSMEEMNLNQKADAITEKIATDFINWLRNLGGEEEVSLSVSTLIKMFEIQTNSASSLKANFKELPSVPRRVDEAQNEPEKAKRSLQHKEIMRGARANKKATTCTASRTRLSRDVSVRPSAETDHRKWIISDPTREKLASMAEVWQGITHLKSTIAFCKFLIEKPEIKPPKYLSDLGLLNWKTLREKEDGSPGDVS from the exons ATGGCTTTTTCTGAGGGCGATATTGAGAGGATGCTGAACAAGACGCGGTTTAGTAACCTGGAGAAGGTACCATCGAAATCAATAAACAGGGGATTGGAGACCAATGT GAATCTCGCTGAGAACGAAGAACTGGGTGTGGTCAAAGAAGGAATAACTCCGTCCAAATATGAAGATGAGCAGCatatttt tgtGGAAAAGCAGATTCCTAAATCCAAAATGTATACTGATTTctttaagagaaaaacaaCTAGAGCTGCGACTTGGAGAGCTTTGCCGCCTTTATCTATGGAGGAGATGAATTTGAATCAAAAGGCGGATGCTATAACTGAAAAG atAGCCACAGACTTCATAAATTGGCTAAGAAACCTCGGAGGGGAAGAAGAGGTCTCCCTAAGCGTATCGACACTGATCAAAATGTTCGAAATCCAAACAAATTCTGCCAGTTCCCTGAAAGCCAACTTTAAAGAATTGCCATCGGTACCTAGAAGGGTTGATGAGGCTCAAAATGAGCCCGAG AAGGCAAAGCGTTCACTTCAACATAAAGAAATTATGAGGGGTGCTAGGGCCAATAAAAAAGCAACCACCTGCACTGCTTCCCGGACTCGTCTGAGCCGTGATGTTTCAGTGAGGCCCTCTGCTGAGACCGACCATAGGAAATGGATCATCAGTGATCCGACGCGTGAGAAATTGGCCAGTATGGCTGAAGTGTGGCAGGGAATCAcccatttaaa ATCTACCATAGCTTTCTGCAAGTTCCTGATCGAAAAACCCGAGATCAAGCCACCGAAATATTTGAGTGATCTCGGACTTCTGAACTGGAAGACTTTGCGTGAGAAGGAGGATGGATCTCCAGGTGATGTGTCTTAA
- the LOC136342033 gene encoding uncharacterized protein translates to MADTNLMSQISLWLLCYSLGYFRCSLAWLILLIGLIVARHKKTQRLTRKKDFTRDLVSKAEKDVVLGAIDDLPSWVQFPDLEKAEWVNKIFKQLWNNVNNYVHDFIKDLLEKQLNKKIGKYGLSGLTVEKLIVGTVPFRVGSLVVFDNGSKDEIILDMDVSYAGDCDIMVKFSKVTGSLKDFQLYGRLRVILKPLINRLPLVGGCQIFFLNPPEVDFSLDGLASVLELPVFNEILKKAVLDTICSTIVLPNKYPIRLSKLVSKEHIQFPKPKGVLRVHLVQARNLMKKDFTISGQHTSDPYAILRVGDQRFKTPVSSQTENPKWDFWCEFVIEQINGVYLFIKLWDEDYIRDDEWLGKTKIPITTLTEETFTDKWCQLEKIKHGEIHIRTTWLSLSSNFEDLSNALNEVRQLRVATLNSALLIVYINSAENLEVSKKTELCVLTRIGKQENITKALKKTSSNPVWEEGFTFLVPNPEQDCVMFEIMNEKDELSLGEFTYSISALLGEDDLGVEQQSLRLSQCKTEGRLIVSMTLRILKNCQFDDNIDNREGSDSIHDDSREHFNLSSSSSLSSVVSDSHNDIMADILSKSKIKLTLRYSVQRQRLIVVVHHIEDLHFDEAKGLYVKLYLLPERHKDTKRKTQVIKTTKNPVFDETFEFVMSQDELNQKHLEVSLCEERVIKNGDLEKVVIDLEKLGLVLPHTKLFTLYKKSHDRSLESTKMRRAVSFPFLAILYFVVTNIKYPEKSAFTNGTHPNVGSKKLFGSSNYSLGGDVGLMRKGLETREEVAKVCLENVTKCMDEDSSYSRTTEKLMKLITISQPPLDLTRTTDVSHSCQIASQRYARGLKKFQLWALKMYDASAKLPSGFLNGNVNQLGDFDMCLSAQSEDQEVNGQYCLAAIEVQVPHSPYLAGLHKLIQSHYHFKSKFEDPGHRVPRFSSINWAVCVPDMCSADDVRKGLKEVVRGITKGTELEVRLEVDPLMCRTSKQQQNLPLTTIIAIIFFCGFIVFELFAAIYDIVVIGEKNPWITGFSLVRNLRSIVIPSKPPPSRDILAIHGIRMVNALLLVLAHKSMAVLFLPYVNRTEAVEVFARPFSVIGRAASLYTDPFIMISGLLTSYSLIGKLQKTGKIDIIQEYISRLCRIVPTFAALIGFCTFVLPWLSDGPMWNLVVTHHSNICKKYWWRNLLFIHNYFGFKDMCLTHTHHLGIDTQLFFASPFMVYGLWRWPLKGSTILALLAVMSTVARYYVTYSMQLNNYVHFGTSVRQLFETADNMYILPPHRATVYIMGILMGYLLRNYSHIELTNTQLRMGNTVALFSFLVSYLGPAFMGKIDYVYNPRDAAWYAAFSPILWVASFCWVIYIIQLGYGGWIRQAFAHPLCTFWTKVSYAVYLTQFPVFFYNVGSTRSTQEFGIITKMLNLQEYVWILGLSVILSVVFEVPFQNLRNLTFKQTNKVRKSSIGNAKKLC, encoded by the exons ATGGCTGACACAAACTTAATGTCCCAG ATCTCCCTTTGGCTTTTATGCTATTCCCTTGGATACTTCCGCTGTTCCCTGGCCTGGTTAATTCTCCTCATAGGACTAATAGTAGCCAGGCATAAGAAAACACAACGACTGACCCGTAAAAAGGATTTTACCAGGGACCTGGTCAGCAAAGCTGAAAAAGATGTGGTTTTGGGTGCGATTGATGACTTACCTTCATGG GTGCAATTTCCGGATTTAGAAAAAGCGGAGTGGGTCAATAAGATTTTTAAGCAGTTGTGGAATAATGTGAACAACTACGTTCACGATTTTATCAAAGACTTACTAGAAAAGCAGCTGAACAAGAAAATTGGGAAATATGGTCTTTCGGGGCTGACAGTGGAAAAGCTGATTGTAGGGACTGTA CCATTTCGAGTGGGAAGTCTTGTGGTGTTTGACAACGGTTCTAAAGACGAGATCATCCTAGACATGGACGTTTCGTATGCTGGAGATTGCGATATTATGGTCAAGTTCAGTAAAGTCACGGGAAGTCTCAAAGATTTTCAa CTCTATGGGAGACTAAGAGTGATCCTTAAACCCCTAATCAATCGACTTCCTTTAGTGGGAGGAtgtcagatttttttcttaaatcctCCAGAAGTGGACTTCAGCCTGGATGGATTAGCTAGTGTCTTGGAGCTGCCAGTTTTTAA TGAAATTCTAAAGAAAGCTGTACTGGACACCATATGCTCCACTATAGTTTTGCCAAATAAATACCCCATTCGGTTAAGCAAACTTGTGTCCAAGGAACACATTCAGTTTCCTAAGCCTAAG GGAGTGTTAAGGGTTCACCTTGTCCAAGCTAgaaatttaatgaagaaaGACTTCACCATAAGTGGGCAACACACCTCAGACCCTTATGCAATCCTGAGAGTCGGGGATCAACGCTTTAAAACTCCAGTTAGTTCCCAAACTGAAAATCCCAAATGGGATTTTTGGTGTGAGTTTGTCATTGAGCAGATAAATGGGGTGTATTTGTTCATAAAACTCTGGGATGAGGACTATATAAGGGATGATGAGTGGCTGGGGAA AACTAAAATTCCAATTACTACTCTTACAGAGGAGACGTTTACGGATAAA TGGTGccaattggaaaaaatcaaacatgGAGAAATTCATATCAGAACCACTTGGCTCAGCTTAAGCTCCAACTTCGAAGATCTAAGCAAT GCCCTCAATGAAGTTCGCCAGCTTCGAGTGGCCACCCTTAATTCGGCCCTTTTAATAGTCTACATAAATTCAGCTGAAAATTTAGAG GTATCCAAGAAAACGGAGCTTTGTGTGTTGACCAGAATTGGGAAGCAGGAAAACATTACCAAGgctttgaaaaaaacttccaGTAACCCAGTTTGGGAGGAAGGGTTCACTTTTCTAGTGCCGAACCCGGAGCAAGACTGTGTGATGTTCGAAATTATGAATGAGAAAGATGAGCTCAGTTTAG gtgAATTTACATATAGCATTAGTGCCCTTTTGGGTGAAGACGATTTGGGCGTGGAACAACAATCTTTAAGATTATCGCAATGTAAAACTGAAGGAAGACTTATTGTATCAATGACATTAAGG ATACTGAAAAATTGCCAGTTTGACGATAATATTGATAATCGTGAAG GTTCAGATAGTATCCATGACGATTCCAGGGAACACTTCAATTTGTCGTCGTCCTCATCTCTTTCAAGTGTCGTGAGCGACTCTCACAATGATATCAT GGCCGACATTCTTTCCAAATCCAAGATCAAGCTCACCTTGAGATATAGTGTCCAAAGACAAAGACTGATAGTTGTAGTTCACCACATAGA AGATTTGCATTTCGATGAGGCCAAAGGCCTTTACGTAAAGTTGTACTTATTACCTGAAAGGCATAAGGATACCAAAAGGAAAACTCAG GTGATTAAAACCACTAAGAATCCAGTATTCGATGAAACGTTCGAGTTTGTGATGTCTCAAGACGAGCTGAACCAAAAGCATCTCGAGGTGTCTCTATGTGAAGAGAGGGTCATTAAGAATGGGGATCTCGAAAAA GTGGTAATCGATTTGGAGAAATTAGGACTGGTGTTGCCACATACCAAACTGTTTACTCTGTACAAGAAATCGCACGACA GATCCCTTGAATCGACGAAAATGCGTAGAGCCGTTTCTTTTCCGTTTTTAGCCATTTTGTACTTCGTAGTGACCAATATAAAATACCCGGAAAAATCCGCCTTCACCAATGGGACCCATCCGAACGTTGGCTCTAAAAAGCTCTTCGGTAGTTCGAACTACTCCCTTGGAGGGGATGTAGGACTGATGCGCAAGGGATTGGAGACCAGGGAGGAAGTGGCGAAAGTGTGTTTGGAGAATGTGACTAAGTGCATGGATGAGG attctaGTTATTCCCGAACGACggaaaaattgatgaaacTGATCACAATATCACAACCACCTCTCGACCTAACCCGAACGACCGATGTAAGTCATTCTTGCCAGATTGCCAGTCAGAGATACGCCCGAGGCTTGAAGAAGTTCCAATTATGGGCTCTTAAGA TGTATGATGCTTCTGCTAAGCTGCCCTCAGGCTTCCTGAATGGAAACGTGAACCAACTAGGCGACTTTGACATGTGCCTCTCGGCTCAGTCAGAAGATCAAGAAGTTAATGGGCAATACTGCCTAGCTGCCATCGAAGTACAAGTACCTCATAGCCCCTACTTGGCTGGCTTGCACAAACTAATCCAATCCCATTACCACTTCAAAAGCAAATTTGAAGAT CCTGGACACAGAGTACCAAGGTTCTCTAGTATAAACTGGGCAGTATGTGTTCCAGATATGTGTTCTGCAGATGATGTGAGAAAAGGATTAAAGGAAGTGGTAAGAGGGATTACAAAAGGGACTGAATTGGAGGTGAGACTGGAGGTCGATCCTCTAATGTGCAGGACCTCGAAACAGCAGCAAAATTTGCCTTTGACTACCATAATTGCTAT TATATTCTTCTGTGGTTTTATCGTTTTCGAGCTTTTCGCAGCAATATATGATATCGTGGTTATTGGAGAGAAAA aCCCATGGATAACTGGCTTCTCGCTAGTTAGAAATCTAAGATCTATAGTCATCCCCAGCAAGCCACCACCTTCAAGAGACATATTGGCAATTCACGGCATCAGAATGGTGAACGCGCTTCTGCTGGTCTTGGCTCATAAGTCAATGGCAGTACTCTTCCTTCCTTATGTGAATCGAACTGAAGCTGTGGAA GTTTTTGCAAGGCCTTTCTCGGTAATAGGAAGAGCTGCTAGTTTGTATACAGACCCATTCATCATGATATCAGGGCTATTGACCTCCTATTCCTTAATAGGGAAACTACAAAAGACTGGAAAAATCGACATTATCCAGGAATATATTTCTAGATTATGTAGAATTGTTCCCACATTTGCTGCCTTGATTG gATTTTGCACCTTTGTCTTGCCATGGCTAAGTGATGGCCCCATGTGGAACTTGGTGGTGACTCACCACTCGAATATTTGCAAGAAATATTGGTGgagaaatttgttatttattcacAACTATTTTGGATTCAAAGATATGTGCCTCACACACACTCATCATTTAGGCATTGACACGCAACTTTTCTTTGCATCTCCTTTCATGGTGTATGGCCTCTGGAGGTGGCCCTTAAAGGGCTCCACTATTTTGGCCCTTTTAGCTGTAATGTCTACTGTTGCAAGATACTACGTTACCTATTCCATGCAACTGAACAATTATGTTCACTTTGGAACTTC GGTGAGGCAGCTATTTGAGACTGCAGACAACATGTATATCTTGCCTCCTCATAGGGCGACTGTCTATATTATGGGGATTCTTATGGGGTATTTGCTGAGAAATTATAGTCATATTGAGCTGACCAAT ACTCAGTTACGAATGGGTAATACAGTGGCCCTGTTCAGCTTCCTAGTGTCCTATTTAGGGCCAGCCTTCATGGGGAAAATTGATTACGTCTATAACCCCAGAGATGCAGCTTGGTACGCTGCCTTTTCTCCCATCTTATGGGTGGCCTCCTTTTGCTGGGTCATTTACATTATACAGTTAGGATATGGAG GTTGGATAAGACAAGCATTTGCCCACCCGCTCTGCACCTTTTGGACCAAAGTGTCTTATGCAGTATATTTAACGCAATTCCCAGTGTTTTTCTATAATGTGGGATCCACGAGATCAACTCAAGAGTTTGGGATCATTACCAAGATGTTGAATCTCCAGGAATACGTTTGGATTTTGGGGCTGTCTGTGATCCTGAGTGTCGTCTTTGAAGtgccatttcaaaatttgaggaatCTCACGTTTAAACAGACTAATAAAGTTCGAAAAAGCAGTATTGGAAATGCCAAGAAACTATGTTGA